One Drosophila subobscura isolate 14011-0131.10 chromosome U, UCBerk_Dsub_1.0, whole genome shotgun sequence DNA window includes the following coding sequences:
- the LOC117900246 gene encoding zinc finger protein 239-like — protein MEDVCRVCMSRSEALTNIFDEAQKWDTCLADMIAQCTGYDVTQGDLLSENICPSCLEDAINAFSLIKTCQQSHQVYLPLMEEEREEDLCFSLEDEKWERSASGSDQLNHFKADVVTFKCNHCPMNFKQKFHLQRHIQMHTNERPYKCSQCSKSFIQKSNLESHTRNHTGDRPYHCSHCSKSFQQKSHLQVHNRIHTGERPYECTYCSKSFTRSDILQSHIRTHTGYRPYKCSHCSKSFIQNSDLQVHIRTHTGERPYKCTLCPKSFNQNYYLQMHHRTHTGELPPHQCSHCSKSFSKRGNLLTHIRTHSDERPYKCSYCSESFKLKGILKRHTLIHTKTVPSFPLSDTLDIISSIPLKDDTTISHIAAQYHKLQ, from the coding sequence ATGGAGGACGTATGCAGAGTTTGCATGTCACGGTCTGAAGcattaacaaacatttttgatgaGGCACAAAAGTGGGACACTTGCCTTGCTGATATGATAGCTCAGTGTACCGGGTACGATGTTACGCAGGGAGATTTACTATCAGAAAACATTTGCCCGTCCTGCCTTGAGGATGCTATCAATGCATTCAGTCTTATAAAAACCTGTCAGCAGAGCCATCAAGTATATTTACCCCtgatggaggaggagagagaagaagatCTATGTTTTAGTCTGGAAGACGAGAAATGGGAGAGGTCAGCGAGTGGAAGTGATCAGTTGAACCATTTTAAAGCCGATGTAGTGACGTTCAAATGTAATCATTGCCCAATGaattttaagcaaaaattccatttgcagagacacatacaaatgcatacaaatgagCGACCCTACAAATGTTCACAATGCTCAAAGTCATTCATACAAAAATCCAATCTAGAATCGCACACACGTAATCACACCGGCGATCGACCTTATCATTGCTCTCATTGCTCCAAGTCATTTCAACAAAAGTCCCATCTGCAAGTACACAACCGCATACACACGGGGGAGCGACCATACGAGTGCACTTACTGCTCCAAGTCTTTTACTCGCTCCGACATTCTTCAGAGTCATATTCGAACGCACACTGGATATCGACCCTACAAATGTTCCCATTGCTCGAAGTCATTTATACAAAATTCGGATCTCCAGGTCCACATACGTACCCACACCGGGGAACGACCATATAAATGCACTCTCTGTCCTAAGTCATTTAATCAGAACTACTATCTTCAAATGCACCACCGTACTCACACTGGAGAACTTCCGCCCCACCAGTGTTCGCATTGCTCAAAATCTTTTAGCAAGAGGGGAAATCTCCTGACTCACATCAGGACGCACTCGGATGAACGCCCCTACAAATGTTCCTACTGCTCGGAATCTTTTAAACTCAAAGGCATTCTTAAAAGGCATACCCTCATCCACACTAAGACCGTGCCGTCCTTCCCCCTTTCCGACACACTCGACATTATATCTTCAATCCCGCTAAAGGACGACACTACAATTTCTCATATTGCAGCTCAATATCATAAACTTCAGTAA
- the LOC117900539 gene encoding small glutamine-rich tetratricopeptide repeat-containing protein beta yields the protein MPDAVQQSFVRSFIDYLKKQVDVLSPDQSESIEVAIQCLQAAFDVGEEETAAEQIEATAQSTTSAQPGGDAAAPSSSTSTATTSTVNTKNIDMFELFQSLYIERNPESLALAESIKNEGNRLMKECKYNEALLQYNRAITFDPKNPIFYCNRAAAHIRLGDNERAVTDCKSALLYNNTYSKAYCRLGVAYSNMGKFNEAEQAYGKAIELEPENPDYRNNLEVARNARNQPPQISHLTDGLNAMLANPTVRNLFSSAEIDLEQLQSMTQNPMVMNTISQLLGAGGGAAAPGGATAPGGAGGGAAPQIPAMPNDMLQLFQSFASQLVGIQPPGAGNPNAGNGQQPGNQPPPSI from the coding sequence ATGCCAGACGCTGTGCAACAAAGTTTTGTCCGCTCCTTCATAGACTATTTGAAGAAGCAGGTGGACGTGTTGTCGCCCGATCAGAGCGAGAGCATTGAGGTGGCCATCCAGTGCCTGCAGGCCGCATTTGATGTCGGTGAAGAGGAAACGGCTGCCGAGCAAATCGAGGCCACTGCACAGAGCACAACGAGTGCACAGCCCGGCGGAGATGCCGCtgctccaagcagcagcacatccacTGCCACCACCTCTACCGTGAACACCAAAAACATCGACATGTTCGAGCTCTTCCAGTCGCTGTACATTGAACGGAATCCAGAgtcgctggcgctggccgAATCAATCAAAAACGAGGGCAACCGCCTGATGAAGGAGTGTAAGTACAACGAGGCCCTGCTGCAGTACAACCGCGCCATCACCTTCGACCCCAAGAACCCCATCTTCTACTGCAATCGCGCTGCTGCCCACATCCGTCTGGGTGACAACGAGCGCGCTGTCACAGACTGCAAGTCAGCTCTTCTCTACAACAATACCTACAGCAAGGCATATTGCCGTCTGGGCGTAGCCTACTCAAACATGGGAAAGTTCAACGAGGCGGAGCAGGCCTACGGCAAGGCCATAGAATTGGAGCCGGAAAATCCCGACTACCGTAACAACCTGGAGGTGGCACGGAATGCGCGCAATCAGCCACCGCAGATTTCGCATCTGACCGACGGCCTGAACGCCATGCTGGCTAATCCCACGGTCCGCAATCTATTCAGCAGCGCCGAGATCgacctggagcagctgcaatcGATGACCCAGAACCCCATGGTGATGAATACTATCAGCCAGTTGTTGGGAGCCGGCGgcggagcagctgctccaggtgGTGCCACTGCACCTGGCGGTGCCGGTGGTGGCGCTGCACCACAGATCCCAGCTATGCCCAACGATATGCTGCAGCTGTTCCAGAGCTTTGCCAGCCAACTGGTGGGAATCCAGCCGCCAGGCGCCGGCAATCCCAATGCTGGTAACGGACAACAGCCGGGCAACCAGCCGCCCCCGAGCATCTGA